In Streptomyces sp. P9-A4, the genomic window GCGTCCTGCTCGGCCTCGGCGGCTGCGCCTCGGCCGTGGACTCGATCGAGCGCCTCGGCCGCAAGGCGGCGGAGCGGGTCGGCACCCGGGACGGGACGGAGCGTTCCGGCACCACCCGGGACGCGCCGGAACGCCTCGGCACCGACCGGGACTCGGAGGCGGTGCGGACCGCCACGGAGTGAGGAATTGGCACTCCGCTTGACCGAGTGCTAATCGCGGTCATAGTCTCGGCTCTGGCACTCCCCACTGGAGAGTGCCAACACAGCGACGGGCAGGTCCGGCACCCGCGACGACGGATCCACCTGGTCGCCACCTCAGACAGTTAACCCCGAGATCTCCGAAGGGGGAGGTCGGATCGTGACGACCACCAGCTCCAAGGTTGCCATCAAGCCGCTCGAGGACCGCATTGTGGTCCAGCCGCTCGACGCCGAGCAGACCACCGCCTCTGGCCTGGTCATCCCGGACACGGCGAAGGAGAAGCCCCAGGAGGGCGTCGTCCTGGCCGTGGGCCCGGGTCGCTTCGAGAACGGCGAGCGTCTGCCGCTCGACGTCAAGACCGGCGACATCGTGCTGTACAGCAAGTACGGCGGCACCGAGGTGAAGTACAACGGCGAGGAGTACCTCGTCCTCTCGGCTCGCGACGTGCTCGCGATCGTCGAGAAGTAATTCACCGACGTACCGAAGTACCTGAAGTACCGAGCACTGAAGCAGATGCTCTAGAGCTGCGCCCCGAGGCCCCTTCCAGGCGCCCCGGGGCGCGGTTCGTTCCACCCCGATTCCGAGAGGGCTGAACCGCTCCCATGGCGAAGATCCTGAAGTTCGACGAGGACGCCCGTCGCGCCCTTGAGCGCGGCGTCAACAAGCTTGCCGACACGGTGAAGGTGACGATCGGCCCCAAGGGCCGCAACGTCGTCATCGACAAGAAGTTCGGCGCCCCCACCATCACCAACGACGGTGTCACGATCGCCCGCGAGGTCGAGATCGAGGACCCGTACGAGAACCTCGGCGCCCAGCTGGTGAAGGAGGTGGCGACCAAGACCAACGACATCGCGGGTGACGGCACCACCACCGCCACCGTGCTCGCCCAGGCCCTGGTCCGCGAGGGTCTGCGCAACGTCGCCGCGGGTGCCTCCCCGGCCGCCCTGAAGAAGGGCATCGACGCCGCGGTCAAGGCCGTCTCCGACGAGCTGCTCGCCACCGCGCGCCCGATCGAGGACAAGTCCGACATCGCCGCCGTCGCCGCGCTCTCCGCGCAGGACCAGCAGGTCGGCGAGCTCATCGCCGAGGCGATGGACAAGGTCGGCAAGGACGGTGTCATCACCGTCGAGGAGTCCAACACCTTCGGCCTGGAGCTCGACTTCACCGAGGGCATGGCCTTCGACAAGGGCTACCTGTCCCCGTACATGGTGACCGACCAGGAGCGTATGGAGGCCGTCCTCGACGACCCGTACATCCTGATCAACCAGGGCAAGATCTCCTCGATCCAGGACCTGCTGCCCATCCTGGAGAAGGTCATCCAGGCCGGCGCCGGCAAGCCGCTGCTGATCATCGCCGAGGACGTCGAGGGCGAGGCCCTGTCGACCCTGGTCGTCAACAAGATCCGTGGCACGTTCAACGCCGTGGCCGTCAAGGCCCCCGGCTTCGGCGACCGCCGCAAGGCCATGCTCGGCGACATCGCCACCCTCACCGGTGCGACCGTCATCGCCGAGGAGGTCGGCCTCAAGCTCGACCAGGCCGGTCTGGACGTGCTCGGCACCGCCCGCCGCGTCACCATCACCAAGGACGACACCACGATCGTCGACGGTGGCGGCGACTCCTCCGAGGTGCAGGGCCGCGTCAACCAGATCAAGGCCGAGATCGAGTCCACGGACTCCGACTGGGACCGCGAGAAGCTCCAGGAGCGCCTCGCGAAGCTGGCCGGCGGCGTGTGCGTGATCAAGGTCGGCGCCGCCACCGAGGTGGAGCTGAAGGAGAAGAAGCACCGTCTCGAGGACGCCATCTCCGCGACCCGCGCCGCGGTCGAGGAGGGCATCGTCTCCGGCGGTGGCTCCGCGCTCGTCCACGCCGTCAAGGTCCTTGAGGGCAACCTCGACAAGACCGGCGACGAGGCCACGGGTGTCGCGGTCGTCCGCCGCGCCGCCGTCGAGCCGCTGCGCTGGATCGCCGAGAACGCCGGCCTCGAGGGCTACGTCATCACCTCGAAGGTGGCGGAGCTCGACAAGGGCCAGGGCTTCAACGCCGCGACCGGCGAGTACGGCGACCTGGTCAAGGCCGGCGTCATCGACCCGGTGAAGGTGACGCGCTCCGCCCTGGAGAACGCCGCCTCGATCGCCTCCCTCCTCCTCACCACCGAGACCCTCGTGGTGGAGAAGAAGGAAGAGGAGCCGTCGGACGGTGGCCACGGCCACGGTCACGGCCACTCGCACTGAGGCAGCCGACTGACAGCCGAGGCCCGGTGCTCCCGTCGCGGGAGCACCGGGCCTCGGTGTTTCTGCTCGTCGGTGCGTCTGCCGGTGCCGTCACCCCTCGACCGCGCCGAGCTGCCCCATCAGCCCGAGCAGGTCGTACTGCCACCAGCCCTCCGCGATCTTCCCGTCCTCCCGGAAGCGGTGGATGACCGTGCCGGTCATCGTGACGTCCATGCCGGTGGGCTGGAGCCCCATGAAGTCGCCGTTGTGGGAGCCCCGCCAGGTCCAGCGGGTGCACACCCGGTCGCCGTCCGCGAGCTGGTCGTCGACGACGAAGGCGAAGTCGAAGCCGCCCCGCCACATCTCGACCTGGCGCCGGACGGCGTCCATGCCGATGACGTCCTGCCCGTTCGTCGGATCGTGGTCGTGGTAGCCCTCGGCGAGCACCTCGTCGAGCAGCGCGAGTTCCGGCTCGGACTCGAACATCCCCAGGAGGCGGCGGGCGGTCGCCATGTAGAGGGCCTCGTCCCGGACGACGTCCAGGTCCGTGAAGGTCGGCATCTCGTCACAGAGGGCGACCATCTCCCGGAAGATCCGGTCGGTCTCGGGAAGCTGGGAATTGCGCATGGCCACGTCGTACGAGGGGAACTCGACGATCTCCACGAGATGCGAGGCATCGGACCGGTCCTTGCCGACGATGCTGTGCGTGGCGGTCCGCTTGCCCTGGGTCTGCTCGACCCACCGGTCCATGAGCCGGTTCAGGTCGTCCATGCGGCTGGTCCTGCAGTCGATGATCTGTACGAACGTCATGACGCCTCCAGACCCAGGTGCGGTCCTTCCAGTCTAGGTCGGGTGCAGGGACCCGGCTGGGTTCCGCCGGCGCTCCTCCCGCCCGCGGCTACGCCGAGCGCTGGAGGTCCGAGGCCCGTACCTCCTCCGCGAACGGGTCCCCCTTCCCGTAGCGCTCCACCTCGTCCAGCGCCTGGTCCGTCATGCGGTGGAGTTCGTTGCCCAGGGAGCCCGCCACGTGCGGGGTGAGCAGGACGTTCGGAAGGGTGTAGAGCGGGGAGCCCGGGGGCGGGAGTTCCGGGTCCGTGACGTCCAGGGTGGCGTGCAGGCGGCCCCGGACGAGGTGGGGGAGCAGGGCCTGTTCGTCGATCAGGGAGCCCCGGGAGGTGTTGATCAGGGTCGCGCCGTCCGGCATCGCCGCCAGTTGTGCCGCCCCGATCATGCGGTACGTGGACGGGAGCTGGGGTGCGTGGACCGAGACGACCGTGCTGCGGGCGCAGAGCTCGTCGAGGTCCGTGACCAGCTCCACGCCGGGGGGCGGGACGTCGGCGTACGGGTCGTACAGCAGGATCTCGATGTCGAAGGGGCGCAGCAGGTCGATGACCCTGCGGCCGATGCGGGAGGCGCCGACGATGCCGACCGTGCGGCGGTAGTTGCCCCAGGCGGCGGACTCGGTGAGCCAGGAGTGGTCGGCGCGGAGTTCCGCGTACCGCTGGGCGGAGCCGAGGACCCGCTTCCCGGCGAAGAGGATCGCGGCGAGGGTGTACTCGGCGACGGGGAGCGCGTTGGCGGCGGCGGCCGAGGTGACGCGCAGCCCGCGCTCCCAGCAGGCGTCGGTGATGTGGTGCTTGACCGAGCCGGCCGCGTGGACGACCGCCTTCAGACGGGGTGCGCGGTCCAGGACCTCGGCGGTGAGCGGGGTCGCTCCCCAGCAGGTGAGGAGGATCTCGGCCTCGGCGAGGGCGGCGGCGACCCGGGGGCCGGGGTCCGTCAGGTCGTGGGCGACCAGGTGCGGGTCGGTGCGGCTGAGGGCCGTGAGGCGGGTGCGGTGGGCGTCGGTGAGGAGGCGTTCGGCGACGTCCTCGCCCATCGCGAGCAGCAGCGCGGGGCGGTTGTCAGTGGTCGGGTGCATCGTTGTACCTGTGTTCCTCACTTGACGCTGCCGGCGGTCAGACCGGCCTTCCAGTGGCGCTGGAGGGAGACGAAGGCGACGACGAGGGGGACGACGGCGAGCAGGGATCCGGTGACGACGAGGGGGTAGTAGTCGGGTTCGGCGTGGGCGTTGCTGTTCCACGCGTACAGGCCGAGGCTCAGGGGGTAGAGCTTCTGGTCCGACAGCATCACCAGGGGGAGGAAGAAGTTGTTCCAGACGGCGGTGAACTGGAAGAGGAAGACGGTCACGAAGCCGGGCATCACCATGCGCAGACCGATGGACCAGAAGACGCGCAGCTCGCCGGCCCCGTCGATACGGGCGGCCTCCAGGGCCTCGTCGGGGATGTAGCCGGCGCAGAAGACCCGGGACAGGTAGACGCCGAAGGGGTTGACGAGGACGGGGATCAGGACGGCCCAGTAGGTGTTGACGATGCCGACCTCGCTGGCGAGGAGGTACATCGGCAGGGCGAGCGCGGTGGTGGGGACGAGCACGCCCAGGAGGACGAGGCCGAAGAGCTTCTCCTTGCCCTTGAAGTCGTAGACGTGGAAGGCGTATCCGGCGGCGACGCTGACGAACGAGCAGGCCAGCGCGCCGAGTCCGGCGTAGAGGAGGCTGTTCAGGTACCAGTGGAAGTAGATGCCGTCGTTGTACTCGGCGAGCCGCGAGAGGTTGCCGCCGAGGTCGAAGCCCTCGAAGGAGAAGGCGTTTCCGGCGAGGAGGCCGCCCGCGTCCTTGGTGGCGGCGGTCAGCAGCCAGACGAGCGGGAAGAGCATGTAGACGACGGCGAGGAGGAGGGCGCCGTTGACGGCGGTCTTCGACAGCCAGCGGTTGGGGGTACGGGGCCTGCTCATGCCGCCTTCTCCTTCCGGGCCGCACCGGCCTTGCGGCGGCCGGTCAGCCGGGTCACCACGAAGGAGAGCAGCGCCGCGGTCAGGGCGAGGAGTACGGAGGCGGCGGCGGCGAGCCCGTAGTCGTTGCGGTCGAAGGCCGCGGTGTAGGCGTACATGTTCGGCGTCCAGGTGGAGGTGACGGCGGATCCGGTGCCCTTGCTGAGGATCAGCGGCTCGGTGAAGAGCTGGAGGGAGCCGATGACCGTGAAGAGGCCGACCATCGCGAGGGAGGCCTTGACCAGCGGGATCTTGACGGAGAAGGCGATCCGCCAGGCGCCGGCCCCGTCGACGGTGGCCGCTTCGAGGACGGAGCGGTCGATGGCCTGGAGGGCCGCGTAGAAGATGACCATGTTGTAGCCGAGCCACTCCCACAGGGCGATGTTGACGACGGAGGGCAGGGCGCCTTCGGGGGAGAAGAAGTCGAAGCCGATACCGCCGGACTCCATGGCCTGGACGACCGGGCTGAGCTGGGGCGTGTAGAGGTAGACCCAGATCAGGGCGGCGATGATGCCGGGGACGGCGTGCGGCAGGAACAGCGCCAGCTGGAAGAAGCGGCGGGCGCGGGCGAGTGCCGAGTCGAGCAGGAGGGCGAGGCCGAGGGCCCCGGCGAGCAGCAGCGGGATGTAGAAGAGGCAGTAGCCGAGCAGGACGCCGAAGCCCTCGCGGAAGGCCCGGTCACCCAGCGCCGCGGTGTAGTTGTCGAGGCCGGTGAAGACGGTCTCGGTGCCGCCGAAGCCCAGTCCGGACTGCTTCTCGGTGAAGAGGCTGAGCCAGACCGCGTATCCGATCGGCACCACCATCACCGCGGTGAAGAGCAGGAAGAAGGGGGTCAGCAGGATCGTGGCGGCGCGGGTGCGGGCCTTCATACGGTCAGCCCTCGACCTTCAGGCCGCGCTTGGTGAGTTCGGCGACGGTGGCGTCGTGGCCGGCCTTGACGGCTTCGGCGATGCCGGGGCCGCCCTGGGCGATCTTGCCGAAGTTGTCCTTGATGGTGGTGTTGGTGGTGCCGGTGGTCGGTCCCCAGGCCCAGTGGGAGCTGATGGCGGCGCCCGCGTTCTCGAAGAGGGCGTAGATGTCCTGGCCGCCGTAGTAGCTCGCGTCGAAGGCCTTCTTGGCGGCGGGGCGGAGCGCGGTGGCGGCCGGGAAGGCGGAGGAGGTGCCGGAGGCGATGCGGGCCTTGACGCCTGCCTCGGTGGTGGACATCCACTCGGCGAAGGTGACGGCCGCGGCCTTCTGCCTGCTGTCCTTGGTCACGGCGAAGGAGGTGCCGCCGAGCATGCCGCTGGCGGGCTTGCCGTCCCAGCTGGGCATGGGGGCGACGGCCCACTTGCCGCTCTGCTCGGGAAGGGTGCCCTTGAGGACGCCCGCGCCCCAGCTGGCGCCGAGGTAGCCGATGGTGGTGCCGTTCTTGAGGGAGCCGGTCCACTCGGGGCTGAAGGAGGCGTTCTTGTGGACGAGTCCGCCGTCGAGGAGGCCCTGCCAGTAGGCGGCGACCTTGGTGGTGGCGGGGTCGGTGGTGTTGATCTTCCAGGTGTCGTTCTCGGCCTTGAACCACTGGGCGCCGGCCTGCCAGGCCATCGCCTCGAAGGTGGTCGGGTCGTCCGGGAAGAAGGTGGCGATACGGGCCTTGGCGTCGGCCTTCTTGACCTGCTCGGCGGCCTTCTTGAACTCGTCCCAGGTGGTGGGGACCTGGACCTGGTACTTCGCGAAGAGGTCCTTGCGGTAGAAGAAGGCCTGCGGGGCGGCGTCGAAGGGGACGGCCCAGGTCTTGCCGCCGAGGGTGGTGAGGTCGACGGTCTGCGGCAGCAGCTTGGCGCGGTCGGCCTCGGTGAACTCGCCGCCGATGTCCTGGAGGGCGCCGGAGCTCACGAACTCGGGGAGCGAGGAGTACTCGATGGAGACGAGGTCGGGGGCGTTGCCGGCCTTCACCGCGTTGGAGATCTTGGCGTAGCCGCCGGCGGTGCCGGAGGGGATCTCCTCGAACTTCACCTGGATGTCGGTGTGGGAGGCGTTGAAGGCGTCGACGACGTCCTTGGAGCCCTTGGCCCAGCCCCAGAAGGTGAGGGTCACGGGCCCGGCGGGCTTGTTCGCGGTGTCGTCACCGCCGCCGCCGCAGGCCGTGAGGACGGCGAGGGCGGTGGCGGTGCCGGCTATGACACGGGACGTTCTGCTCCAACTGCGGGTCACGGCACGACTCCTGAGGGCGGCGACGGGGAGGTTGTGGCCGTGATCCTGTGACCGTTCATGACCGAAGTCAAGAGCGAAAGATTGATTGATCGAAAAAAGATCAGAAAGTGTGGGTGGAACGCGCCCCGCAGGAGGCCCGCACCCGCAGCCTCGGCAGCAGGCCGAGATGGCGCCGCGCCGCGTCCTCGTCGGGGTCCTGGGTGAGCCGCTCCACCAGGAGTTCCGTCGCGTGCCGACCCACCTGCCGCTTCGGCGGGGCGACCGCCGTGAGCGGGGTGTCCGCGAGCGCGGCGACCTCGTCGTCGTACGCGATCAGGGCCAGGTCCTGCGGCACCCGTACGCCCAGCTCGGCCAGGCGCTGCACGATCTCGATCGCGTCCACGTCGTTGTGCACCAGGGCCGCGCCCGCCAGGCCCGAACCGACCGCCTCGTGCAGCGCCCGGACCGCCCGCTCGAAGCCCTCCGGGTCCGCCTCCGCCGGCACGGAGTCGATGACCGGCCGCGGCTCCTCTAGGCCCAGCGTCTTCAGCGCGTCGGCGTACCCGGTGCGCACCGCGAGCGCGGTGGGGGAGTCCTTGCGGGCCACGAGGAGGGGAGTCGCGTGCCCGAGGGAGAGCAGGTGGCGCAGGGCGAGCAGGACGCCGTGGCCGTGGTCGGACGCCACCCGGTCCAGCCCGTCCAGGGGGCTGCCGGGCTCGGCCGTGCGCTCCAGGAGCACTGCGGGCACGGGAAGTTCGGCCAGCCAGTCGCCGTACGCGGGCCGGTCCTCGGGACCCCGCCAGCCGGGCGCGACGAGCACCCCCTCGGCACCGGCCGCGAGCAGCCCCTCGGTGCGGGCCCGGTCCTCCTCCGGCCGGTAGTCCGAGATGCGCAGCACGAGCCGCGCCCCGGCGCGGGCCGCCGCCTCGTGCGCCCCCCGGATGACCTCGGCGAAGTAGTACGTGGCGGAGGGCGCGAGCAGGCCGAGGACCAGGCCCTCGCCGGTCCGTCCGCCACCGGGCGCGCCCTGCCGGAGCGGCCAGGACACCTGGCCGTGCACCCGGTCGAGCAGGCCGCGGCCGGACAGGACCTCGACGTCGCGGCGGGCGGTGACGGGGGAGACCCCGAGCCGTTCGGCCAGTTCGGAGACGCGGGCGGTGCCGCGCTCGCGCACCAGGGCCAGCAGTCGGTCGTGTCGTTCGGCAGCACTCTCGCGCACGGCGCGTTCCCCCTCGCGGTGGTGGTGGATCCCCGACCCTAGCCCAGGAATGATCGAACGACGGGAGTTTCGATCATTCGCTCCGAATCTCTTGACGTTCGATCGGAGCCTGTTCAGGATTTCCGGCGACGCAGATGTCACCGCAGGAGTCCCAGGGAGCATCATGCCCACGCCGCCCGAGAACCGTGAGCTCAGCCCGTACACCGGCTGGACGCGTGCCCACTGGGAGACCGCGGCCGACCGACTCCTTCTGGACGTACGCCCGTTCGCCTCGCCGGGCCTCGGCCTCATCGACCTGCCGGGCCCCCGCCCCAGCTGGTCCGGCCCCCGCTCCGACGGCCTGGAGGGCTGGGCCCGCACCTTCCTCCTCGCGGCGCTCAGGGTCGCGGGCGCCCGGGGCGGGGACCCTTACGGGCATCTCGACCGGTACGCGGAGGGGCTCGCGGCGGGGACGGCGAGGGCGGGGAACATGGGACAGGCGGGGTCCGCAGCCGGCGCTTGCCGTGCCCAAGGCCCCGACTCCTGGCCCCTGATGGCCGACACCCGTCAGGCGATCGTCGAATCCGCCTCGATCGCCCTCGGGCTCCGCCTCACCCGCCCCTGGCTCTGGGACCGGCTCGACGACCGCGTCCGCGAGCGGGTCGTCGACTGGCTCCGCCCCGCGCTCGGGC contains:
- the groES gene encoding co-chaperone GroES, with translation MTTTSSKVAIKPLEDRIVVQPLDAEQTTASGLVIPDTAKEKPQEGVVLAVGPGRFENGERLPLDVKTGDIVLYSKYGGTEVKYNGEEYLVLSARDVLAIVEK
- the groL gene encoding chaperonin GroEL (60 kDa chaperone family; promotes refolding of misfolded polypeptides especially under stressful conditions; forms two stacked rings of heptamers to form a barrel-shaped 14mer; ends can be capped by GroES; misfolded proteins enter the barrel where they are refolded when GroES binds), with the protein product MAKILKFDEDARRALERGVNKLADTVKVTIGPKGRNVVIDKKFGAPTITNDGVTIAREVEIEDPYENLGAQLVKEVATKTNDIAGDGTTTATVLAQALVREGLRNVAAGASPAALKKGIDAAVKAVSDELLATARPIEDKSDIAAVAALSAQDQQVGELIAEAMDKVGKDGVITVEESNTFGLELDFTEGMAFDKGYLSPYMVTDQERMEAVLDDPYILINQGKISSIQDLLPILEKVIQAGAGKPLLIIAEDVEGEALSTLVVNKIRGTFNAVAVKAPGFGDRRKAMLGDIATLTGATVIAEEVGLKLDQAGLDVLGTARRVTITKDDTTIVDGGGDSSEVQGRVNQIKAEIESTDSDWDREKLQERLAKLAGGVCVIKVGAATEVELKEKKHRLEDAISATRAAVEEGIVSGGGSALVHAVKVLEGNLDKTGDEATGVAVVRRAAVEPLRWIAENAGLEGYVITSKVAELDKGQGFNAATGEYGDLVKAGVIDPVKVTRSALENAASIASLLLTTETLVVEKKEEEPSDGGHGHGHGHSH
- a CDS encoding ester cyclase; this encodes MTFVQIIDCRTSRMDDLNRLMDRWVEQTQGKRTATHSIVGKDRSDASHLVEIVEFPSYDVAMRNSQLPETDRIFREMVALCDEMPTFTDLDVVRDEALYMATARRLLGMFESEPELALLDEVLAEGYHDHDPTNGQDVIGMDAVRRQVEMWRGGFDFAFVVDDQLADGDRVCTRWTWRGSHNGDFMGLQPTGMDVTMTGTVIHRFREDGKIAEGWWQYDLLGLMGQLGAVEG
- a CDS encoding hydroxyacid dehydrogenase encodes the protein MHPTTDNRPALLLAMGEDVAERLLTDAHRTRLTALSRTDPHLVAHDLTDPGPRVAAALAEAEILLTCWGATPLTAEVLDRAPRLKAVVHAAGSVKHHITDACWERGLRVTSAAAANALPVAEYTLAAILFAGKRVLGSAQRYAELRADHSWLTESAAWGNYRRTVGIVGASRIGRRVIDLLRPFDIEILLYDPYADVPPPGVELVTDLDELCARSTVVSVHAPQLPSTYRMIGAAQLAAMPDGATLINTSRGSLIDEQALLPHLVRGRLHATLDVTDPELPPPGSPLYTLPNVLLTPHVAGSLGNELHRMTDQALDEVERYGKGDPFAEEVRASDLQRSA
- a CDS encoding carbohydrate ABC transporter permease; this translates as MSRPRTPNRWLSKTAVNGALLLAVVYMLFPLVWLLTAATKDAGGLLAGNAFSFEGFDLGGNLSRLAEYNDGIYFHWYLNSLLYAGLGALACSFVSVAAGYAFHVYDFKGKEKLFGLVLLGVLVPTTALALPMYLLASEVGIVNTYWAVLIPVLVNPFGVYLSRVFCAGYIPDEALEAARIDGAGELRVFWSIGLRMVMPGFVTVFLFQFTAVWNNFFLPLVMLSDQKLYPLSLGLYAWNSNAHAEPDYYPLVVTGSLLAVVPLVVAFVSLQRHWKAGLTAGSVK
- a CDS encoding carbohydrate ABC transporter permease — protein: MKARTRAATILLTPFFLLFTAVMVVPIGYAVWLSLFTEKQSGLGFGGTETVFTGLDNYTAALGDRAFREGFGVLLGYCLFYIPLLLAGALGLALLLDSALARARRFFQLALFLPHAVPGIIAALIWVYLYTPQLSPVVQAMESGGIGFDFFSPEGALPSVVNIALWEWLGYNMVIFYAALQAIDRSVLEAATVDGAGAWRIAFSVKIPLVKASLAMVGLFTVIGSLQLFTEPLILSKGTGSAVTSTWTPNMYAYTAAFDRNDYGLAAAASVLLALTAALLSFVVTRLTGRRKAGAARKEKAA
- a CDS encoding ABC transporter substrate-binding protein, with protein sequence MTRSWSRTSRVIAGTATALAVLTACGGGGDDTANKPAGPVTLTFWGWAKGSKDVVDAFNASHTDIQVKFEEIPSGTAGGYAKISNAVKAGNAPDLVSIEYSSLPEFVSSGALQDIGGEFTEADRAKLLPQTVDLTTLGGKTWAVPFDAAPQAFFYRKDLFAKYQVQVPTTWDEFKKAAEQVKKADAKARIATFFPDDPTTFEAMAWQAGAQWFKAENDTWKINTTDPATTKVAAYWQGLLDGGLVHKNASFSPEWTGSLKNGTTIGYLGASWGAGVLKGTLPEQSGKWAVAPMPSWDGKPASGMLGGTSFAVTKDSRQKAAAVTFAEWMSTTEAGVKARIASGTSSAFPAATALRPAAKKAFDASYYGGQDIYALFENAGAAISSHWAWGPTTGTTNTTIKDNFGKIAQGGPGIAEAVKAGHDATVAELTKRGLKVEG
- a CDS encoding LacI family DNA-binding transcriptional regulator, whose amino-acid sequence is MRESAAERHDRLLALVRERGTARVSELAERLGVSPVTARRDVEVLSGRGLLDRVHGQVSWPLRQGAPGGGRTGEGLVLGLLAPSATYYFAEVIRGAHEAAARAGARLVLRISDYRPEEDRARTEGLLAAGAEGVLVAPGWRGPEDRPAYGDWLAELPVPAVLLERTAEPGSPLDGLDRVASDHGHGVLLALRHLLSLGHATPLLVARKDSPTALAVRTGYADALKTLGLEEPRPVIDSVPAEADPEGFERAVRALHEAVGSGLAGAALVHNDVDAIEIVQRLAELGVRVPQDLALIAYDDEVAALADTPLTAVAPPKRQVGRHATELLVERLTQDPDEDAARRHLGLLPRLRVRASCGARSTHTF